In the Blautia coccoides genome, ATTGATTTCCATATCCAACACTGTTTTTTACTCTTAAATTTTTTAAGCGGCAAAAACAATGCAATAAGCATCAAAGGAACATAAATAGCTTTAGGGCAGCTACCATATAAAAAGCACAGAGGTATACAGACAAACATAGCCTTGTGTAATTTTTTCTCCGGATAATAAAATTCTCTGACAAGCAGTGCAATTCCCAATGACAAGAACCCTATCAAAGCAACATCATAAGAATATGCCGTTGCTAGGACCATAGGTGTAGGCATCAAAGCCAGAACCGCCAATAAATTCTTTGCTATTGGTATAGTTTTTATGGCAAAAAACAAGAGAATACAGTATAACACAAGATTAGCGATTTTCCCCAACAAATACACCACATAAAAAGGAAGGCCAATAAAGTTCCCGGCTGCAACTACAATAGCCATGTGCAGATACCCCAATCTGCTGACGGTGAAGCTGCTCTTTTCATAAGAATAACCACTGTCCTGTGTATGTTCATTGAAATACTGAATCTGAAGAGCCTTTTCTTCCTTAGTGGTAAAAGGCACTTTTTCCTTGGATTCCGGGTTAATATAAGCATAATACTCCGCTTGGTTCCATTCCACGTGATCTCCATCAAAGAAATCAAATACATGATAAAAATGAATATGCTCATCCCAGCTTGTAAACTGGGGTGGCTGAATTGCTATAAAAAGCATCCCTATTGTCATAGATATCATAAGAAAGCCAAGCTCTACGCGCTTCCCTATCTCTTTTTTGAACAGAAGAAGAAACAGCAAAAGCCCAACAAAAGCACAGATATATAAAATCCTGTAGCCATTAGAATCCTTGGCGTTATTGGCTGTAAAATCCCCCACAACTACATCTGGCGGAAGTTTTATAGTGATGGATTTCACATTATTTTTAATATTGACAAACGAATTGTTCAAATTACTGCGGCAGGGATCCTTAATTCTCTGTGTTTCCCAATTGCCATATAAATTTTTAGTTTCTATGATAATATCAGCTTCAAAATTATTTTCCGCCGCATAGTAATACTGGAATTTATTTATATACATTCCGGAAACATCAATTTTAATTTCTCCGCCTTTCTTCATGATATAGAGATTTTCTTCTTTATCTCCATTCTTTACCTGTATATCCTGAAGGCTGATTCTTTGGGGTATATCACTTTTTGTTGTCTCATAGAACTGAAGTATCCCCTCTATAATAAAACCAGCCAATACTGCACTGATCATAATAATTAGCAGTCTTTTCCACCAATTCAATTTCACCCTAACACTCTTTATCATTTTCCAATACATCCTTTTCTTTATGCAATTCTTTCTCTTCTGCGGCGGTTTGACTGTTCCCTTCTCTGCGCAGGATTTCTTCCAATATACCAATTCTCTGCGTTAATACCTTAGTCTTTTGAGATAAACCGGATACCAGTACACTCAAAGTAAATGTCAATGCCAGTAAAAAACAGAACCCAAGAAAAAAAATCATATTAATAGGAATTCCAATCCCACAGATTTCAGCCAATTTTGCAATAATCCCCGGAAAAATGTCCAACAGCAAAATCAGGACTCCCATAATGATCCAGGACAATGCATATTTTAATTCCAGCTTATTCTTTCTTATCTTTCCAATCAGATAAAAAAACGCAGCCAGCACAACAACCGCAACTATAATTTGTGTTCTTATATTCATACTTCACCTCTATCGAAGACATTCTATAATAATTGCAAGGCTTACCTTAATCATATAGTACACTGATTTTTTAGGAGAAATAGAGGATACCCCTCCCTGTCTCTCCTTCATAACAACAGGAATTTCCTTAACTTTCATATTTTTTCGGATAACAGACACCACTGTTTCCGGCTCCGGATAATCCTTTGGATAATTTTC is a window encoding:
- a CDS encoding DUF2142 domain-containing protein, which codes for MIKSVRVKLNWWKRLLIIMISAVLAGFIIEGILQFYETTKSDIPQRISLQDIQVKNGDKEENLYIMKKGGEIKIDVSGMYINKFQYYYAAENNFEADIIIETKNLYGNWETQRIKDPCRSNLNNSFVNIKNNVKSITIKLPPDVVVGDFTANNAKDSNGYRILYICAFVGLLLFLLLFKKEIGKRVELGFLMISMTIGMLFIAIQPPQFTSWDEHIHFYHVFDFFDGDHVEWNQAEYYAYINPESKEKVPFTTKEEKALQIQYFNEHTQDSGYSYEKSSFTVSRLGYLHMAIVVAAGNFIGLPFYVVYLLGKIANLVLYCILLFFAIKTIPIAKNLLAVLALMPTPMVLATAYSYDVALIGFLSLGIALLVREFYYPEKKLHKAMFVCIPLCFLYGSCPKAIYVPLMLIALFLPLKKFKSKKQCWIWKSIIIITCILLMLTFLIPTAGNTMASDLRGGDTDVGRQLQMVLGHPWAYIQILFENISRTFNDYMMGIQSLSTMAYEGVFDFYMLVTVLVFGVALTEPRKTMNGITKRSMNIFKVCTLPLSAGVLVLIWTALYLAFTEVGEVVIKGVQGRYYIPLLLPLFLVFYTDKIYTKWKEENYNLVMYLIVLLILHLALYSRFLIPYCS
- a CDS encoding DUF2304 domain-containing protein, which codes for MNIRTQIIVAVVVLAAFFYLIGKIRKNKLELKYALSWIIMGVLILLLDIFPGIIAKLAEICGIGIPINMIFFLGFCFLLALTFTLSVLVSGLSQKTKVLTQRIGILEEILRREGNSQTAAEEKELHKEKDVLENDKEC